One segment of Neisseria mucosa DNA contains the following:
- a CDS encoding heme biosynthesis protein HemY — protein MKTVVWIVILFAAAVGLALASGIYTGNVYVVVEQTMLRINLHAFVLGLLLSVFVLYFLIKFVFGLLNLPARMQRFGIARKGRQASASLNSAGLAYFEGRFEKAEQEAAKVLQNKEAGDNRTLALMLGAHAADQMENFELRDRYLHEIEHLPQKQQLSRHLLLAESALGRRDYPTAAQNLEAAAKINGNLSRLVRLQLRYAFDHGDASDVLAKAEKLVKAGAINDYEAEQYQNWAYRRLLSEVTDAGRLKACLKQIPESVKSGELCVAIAEKYERLGLYTEAVKWVKTHYPQNRQPELLEAFVESVRFLSERDQQKAIDLADSWLQEQPNNALLLMYLGQLAYGRKLWGKAQGYLEASIALQPSVSAHLVLARVFDETDQPQKAQEQRNLVLESVAEEEHPAALPQPN, from the coding sequence ATGAAAACCGTCGTTTGGATTGTCATTCTGTTTGCCGCCGCCGTCGGTTTAGCGTTGGCTTCCGGCATTTATACAGGCAACGTGTACGTCGTGGTTGAGCAAACCATGCTGCGCATCAATCTGCATGCCTTTGTTTTAGGCCTGCTGTTGAGCGTATTCGTCTTGTATTTCCTGATTAAATTCGTGTTCGGCCTTTTGAACCTTCCGGCGCGTATGCAACGATTCGGCATTGCCCGCAAAGGCCGTCAGGCTTCTGCCTCTTTGAACAGCGCAGGTTTGGCATATTTTGAAGGCCGTTTTGAAAAAGCCGAACAAGAAGCCGCCAAAGTCTTGCAAAACAAAGAAGCCGGCGACAACCGCACCCTGGCTTTGATGTTGGGCGCGCACGCGGCCGACCAAATGGAAAACTTCGAACTGCGCGACCGCTACCTGCACGAAATCGAACACCTTCCGCAAAAACAACAGCTTTCCCGTCATCTTTTGCTGGCCGAATCCGCACTGGGCCGCCGCGATTATCCGACTGCCGCACAAAATCTTGAAGCTGCAGCCAAAATCAACGGCAACTTAAGCCGCCTGGTGCGCCTGCAATTGCGTTATGCCTTTGATCACGGCGATGCCTCAGATGTCCTAGCAAAAGCGGAAAAACTGGTCAAAGCCGGCGCCATCAACGATTACGAAGCAGAACAGTATCAAAACTGGGCATATCGCCGCCTCTTGAGCGAAGTAACCGATGCAGGCCGTCTGAAAGCCTGTTTGAAACAGATTCCCGAAAGTGTGAAATCTGGCGAATTGTGCGTCGCGATTGCCGAAAAATACGAGCGTTTGGGCTTGTATACCGAAGCGGTCAAATGGGTAAAAACCCATTATCCGCAAAACCGCCAGCCCGAGCTTTTGGAAGCATTTGTCGAATCCGTTCGTTTCCTAAGCGAGCGCGACCAGCAAAAAGCCATCGATTTGGCAGATTCTTGGTTGCAGGAACAACCGAACAATGCGCTACTGTTGATGTATCTTGGCCAACTGGCTTACGGCCGCAAACTTTGGGGCAAAGCCCAAGGCTACCTCGAAGCCAGCATCGCCCTGCAACCCAGCGTATCTGCGCATTTGGTTTTGGCCCGTGTGTTTGATGAAACCGATCAGCCGCAAAAAGCGCAAGAACAACGCAATCTGGTTTTGGAAAGCGTGGCCGAAGAAGAACATCCGGCAGCCCTTCCTCAACCCAATTGA
- a CDS encoding uroporphyrinogen-III C-methyltransferase has product MPESNNLPQNNAPVIIKQSGGKALAAGATVLALLGLGASGFLFVQGQNVLKNQELEFNQKIDKAALGESENASLLKDNLNRQTAIQAELDRLNNGQKSNSDQILQTQKAYQELLKGRINWLVDEAESMLNTASQQLMLSGNLQGAVSVLEHIDSRLSRFDQPELIPVKQAISNDLAALKNRPYVDISATALRIDRLETAISGLPLVLDGVLKPGAAPVETAHSGTWWKNTWEKSLNALKGLVEVRHLDSNDAMLISPEQTYFIRENLRLRLLDARIALLQHNSEVYQSDLNNVEATVKQYFDSKSPATQSWLKELAELKALDVRMISDDSLKASLSAVRAYQEGSRTQMTNEEAAQTQAAEKTASAPAAAADQATTAAPAAASAPQSLEAPALPSENKKEPAAEATKPQNQTKPAAKIKGEQA; this is encoded by the coding sequence ATGCCCGAGTCCAACAATCTCCCACAAAACAACGCCCCTGTCATCATCAAACAATCCGGCGGCAAAGCCTTGGCCGCAGGTGCAACCGTCTTGGCACTGCTTGGCTTGGGCGCGAGCGGATTCCTGTTTGTACAGGGTCAAAATGTTTTAAAAAACCAAGAGCTCGAATTCAATCAAAAAATCGACAAAGCTGCGTTGGGCGAGTCTGAAAACGCCAGCCTTTTAAAAGACAACCTCAACCGCCAAACCGCTATTCAGGCCGAGTTAGACCGCTTGAACAACGGTCAAAAAAGCAATAGCGATCAAATTCTGCAAACGCAAAAAGCTTATCAAGAGCTGCTTAAAGGCCGTATCAACTGGCTGGTTGACGAAGCCGAATCCATGCTGAACACTGCTTCGCAACAATTGATGCTGTCAGGCAACCTTCAAGGCGCGGTCAGCGTATTGGAACACATCGACAGCCGCCTGAGCCGTTTTGACCAGCCCGAGCTTATCCCCGTCAAACAAGCCATCAGCAATGATTTGGCCGCACTGAAAAACCGTCCTTATGTCGATATTTCCGCTACCGCCCTGCGTATCGACCGTTTGGAAACCGCCATTTCCGGCCTGCCTTTGGTCTTGGACGGCGTATTGAAACCGGGTGCCGCGCCTGTCGAAACCGCCCATTCAGGAACTTGGTGGAAAAATACATGGGAAAAATCCCTCAATGCCCTCAAAGGCTTGGTTGAAGTCCGTCATCTGGACAGCAACGACGCCATGTTGATTTCGCCCGAACAAACCTACTTCATCCGTGAAAACCTGCGCCTGCGCCTTTTGGATGCGCGCATTGCCCTGTTGCAACACAACAGCGAAGTGTATCAAAGCGATTTGAACAATGTTGAAGCAACCGTGAAGCAATACTTCGACAGCAAATCCCCTGCTACCCAGTCATGGCTGAAAGAGTTGGCCGAACTCAAAGCCCTTGATGTCCGCATGATTTCAGACGACAGCCTGAAAGCCAGCTTGAGTGCCGTTCGCGCTTATCAAGAAGGTTCGCGTACACAAATGACGAACGAAGAGGCTGCCCAAACCCAAGCTGCCGAGAAAACCGCTTCCGCTCCGGCGGCAGCTGCCGATCAAGCTACGACTGCCGCACCGGCCGCCGCTTCCGCCCCTCAATCTCTGGAAGCGCCTGCATTGCCGTCTGAAAACAAAAAAGAACCGGCTGCCGAAGCTACCAAACCACAAAACCAAACCAAGCCTGCTGCCAAAATTAAAGGAGAGCAAGCATGA
- a CDS encoding ferredoxin--NADP reductase, which translates to MAAFNTQKVLSVHHWTDAYFTFTCTRDESLRFENGQFVMVGLMVDGKPLMRAYSVASANWEEHLEFFSIKVQDGPLTSRLQHLKVGDDVLISKKPTGTLVAGDLNPGKHLYLLSTGTGIAPFLSITKDPEIYEQFEKIILVHGVRYKKDLAYYDRFTKELPEHEYLGDLVKEKLIYYPIVSREDYVHHGRLTDLMRSGKLFEDIGLPKINPQDDRAMLCGSPAMLKDTCNVLDEFGLTVSPKTGVRGDYLIERAFVDQ; encoded by the coding sequence ATGGCAGCATTCAACACCCAGAAAGTCTTGTCCGTACACCACTGGACCGACGCTTACTTCACTTTCACCTGCACCCGTGACGAATCTTTGCGCTTTGAAAACGGCCAATTCGTCATGGTCGGCCTGATGGTTGACGGCAAACCGCTGATGCGCGCATACAGCGTGGCTTCGGCCAACTGGGAAGAGCATCTGGAATTTTTCAGCATTAAAGTACAAGACGGCCCATTGACCAGCCGCCTACAACACCTTAAAGTCGGTGATGATGTCCTCATCAGTAAAAAACCGACCGGTACACTGGTTGCCGGCGACCTGAATCCGGGCAAACACCTCTACCTCTTGAGCACCGGTACCGGCATCGCCCCTTTCTTGAGCATTACCAAAGACCCTGAAATTTACGAGCAATTCGAAAAAATCATCTTGGTTCACGGCGTACGCTACAAAAAAGACTTGGCATACTACGACCGCTTCACCAAAGAATTGCCCGAACACGAATACTTGGGCGACTTGGTTAAAGAAAAACTGATTTACTATCCAATCGTTTCACGCGAAGACTATGTACACCACGGCCGTCTGACCGATTTAATGCGCAGCGGCAAACTCTTCGAAGACATCGGCCTGCCTAAAATCAATCCGCAAGACGACCGCGCCATGTTGTGCGGCAGCCCTGCTATGTTGAAAGACACCTGCAACGTCTTGGACGAATTCGGCCTGACCGTTTCTCCGAAAACCGGTGTCCGCGGCGACTACCTGATTGAGCGCGCATTCGTCGATCAATAA